The Nocardioides campestrisoli genome includes a window with the following:
- a CDS encoding EAL and HDOD domain-containing protein, whose translation MIDPLDEAPVLDAVVVARVPVVDGTSRVIGFELVNRTTRDPLTEAPADPGQAVVTVSSLLASVDVDLAPVVGEGMLFCAVDRAVLVSETRLSLPPRRTVLEVPTGDVDTELLDAVRSHKRAGFMIMVEHTAWTEESEALLALADLVKIDLKSGEPADVMDVAGEYADADLERVAAGCDTEAEFAWAQAVGFDLFIGRAVRVHETTSGSASAPLPLSQVQLSVELLSEDLDLDRIEDVLRGDPALIVQLLNMASSGAGGGLRREVRSLREALVVMGTTRLRQWAALVILSRHCHRPSDALVTALVRGRMCELLARSRGVDAPFAFTAGLLSALHILLGVPSAEVEEQIKVGEELTAAAFRREGVVGELINRVEDHEHWLVGSQVPEDHDEVTLIGAMAFGWAASYAEAMDSAGRP comes from the coding sequence ATGATCGACCCGTTGGACGAGGCTCCCGTGCTGGACGCCGTCGTCGTGGCTCGAGTCCCTGTCGTGGACGGCACCAGCCGGGTCATCGGTTTCGAGCTGGTCAACCGCACCACGCGCGACCCGCTGACCGAGGCTCCGGCCGACCCCGGTCAGGCGGTGGTCACGGTGTCGAGCCTGCTCGCCTCCGTCGACGTCGACCTCGCCCCCGTCGTCGGCGAGGGCATGCTCTTCTGCGCCGTCGACCGGGCAGTGCTGGTCAGCGAGACGCGACTGTCCCTGCCCCCGCGCAGGACGGTGCTCGAGGTGCCGACCGGCGACGTCGACACCGAGCTGCTCGACGCCGTCCGGAGCCACAAGCGGGCCGGGTTCATGATCATGGTCGAGCACACCGCGTGGACCGAGGAGAGCGAGGCGCTGCTGGCGCTGGCCGACCTGGTCAAGATCGACCTGAAGTCGGGCGAGCCCGCCGACGTCATGGACGTCGCCGGGGAGTACGCCGACGCCGACCTGGAGCGCGTCGCCGCCGGGTGTGACACCGAGGCTGAGTTCGCCTGGGCCCAGGCGGTCGGCTTCGACCTCTTCATCGGCCGCGCCGTGCGGGTCCACGAGACGACCAGCGGGTCCGCCAGCGCGCCGCTGCCGCTCTCGCAGGTGCAGCTCAGCGTGGAGCTGCTCAGCGAGGACCTCGACCTCGACCGGATCGAGGACGTCCTGCGCGGCGACCCCGCGCTGATCGTGCAGCTGCTCAACATGGCCTCGTCGGGCGCGGGCGGCGGTCTGCGCCGCGAGGTGCGCAGCCTGCGCGAGGCGCTGGTCGTCATGGGTACCACCCGGCTCCGGCAGTGGGCGGCGCTGGTGATCCTGAGCCGTCACTGCCACCGGCCGAGCGACGCGCTGGTCACCGCCCTCGTCCGGGGCCGGATGTGCGAGCTGCTCGCGCGCAGCCGCGGCGTCGACGCGCCCTTCGCGTTCACCGCCGGGCTGCTCTCGGCCCTGCACATCCTGCTGGGTGTGCCCTCCGCCGAGGTCGAGGAGCAGATCAAGGTGGGCGAGGAGCTCACCGCCGCCGCCTTCCGGCGCGAGGGCGTCGTGGGCGAGCTGATCAACCGGGTCGAGGACCACGAGCACTGGCTCGTCGGCAGCCAGGTCCCCGAGGACCACGACGAGGTCACGCTGATCGGCGCGATGGCGTTCGGCTGGGCGGCCAGCTACGCCGAGGCGATGGACTCCGCGGGCCGACCCTGA
- a CDS encoding class II glutamine amidotransferase, with the protein MCRWLAYSGSPILPEDLLFEPVNSLVVQSKHSQMGAESVNGDGFGLGWYGARGTPGRYRSTEPAWNDLNLREISAQAPSGLIFAHVRATSGSPVQQTNCHPFRHGRWLWMHNGGIADFAAVKRDLTLAVDPALFPQIAGSADSELFFYLALTFGLEEDPPAAVARAAGLIEETAARRGVENPLQMTVATTDGETTWAFRYASDGNARSLFHSTDVDTLRHQHPDHPVLHDLSPDSRIVVSEPLSDLAGAWREIPQSTCVVVRAGREEEREFRPTRP; encoded by the coding sequence ATGTGCCGCTGGCTCGCGTACTCGGGATCGCCGATCCTCCCCGAAGACCTGCTCTTCGAGCCGGTCAACTCGTTGGTGGTCCAGAGCAAGCACTCCCAGATGGGTGCGGAGTCGGTCAACGGCGACGGCTTCGGGCTGGGTTGGTACGGCGCTCGCGGTACCCCCGGCCGGTACCGCAGCACCGAGCCGGCGTGGAACGACCTGAACCTGCGCGAGATCTCCGCGCAGGCACCCTCGGGACTGATCTTCGCCCACGTCCGGGCGACCAGCGGGAGCCCGGTGCAGCAGACCAACTGCCATCCCTTCCGGCACGGGCGCTGGCTGTGGATGCACAACGGCGGCATCGCCGACTTCGCCGCGGTGAAACGGGACCTGACGCTGGCCGTCGATCCGGCCCTGTTCCCCCAGATCGCCGGCTCCGCCGACTCCGAGCTCTTCTTCTACCTCGCCCTGACCTTCGGGCTGGAGGAGGACCCGCCCGCCGCGGTGGCCCGCGCGGCGGGGCTGATCGAGGAGACCGCGGCACGACGAGGCGTCGAGAACCCGCTGCAGATGACGGTGGCCACCACCGACGGCGAGACCACGTGGGCCTTCCGCTACGCCAGCGACGGGAACGCCCGCTCGCTGTTCCACAGCACCGACGTCGACACGCTCAGGCACCAGCACCCGGACCACCCGGTGCTGCACGACCTGTCCCCCGACTCGCGGATCGTGGTCTCCGAGCCCCTCAGCGACCTGGCCGGAGCCTGGCGGGAGATCCCGCAGTCGACCTGCGTCGTGGTCAGGGCCGGGCGCGAGGAGGAGCGCGAGTTCAGGCCGACACGCCCCTGA
- a CDS encoding DUF3558 domain-containing protein: MRRPLLLPLASCLLLVGCGGGSSTSEADSASDSGPSASPSVTATASPEAEGATSDELDGATLAEAVSDGSCDLLTDAEVEQVAGGAVDTGVPGTTGGLPDCQWPREQGGFVQVIAASSSEWVRALPEAFRLVEEAGLFQDEKDLDKLREGAALVQSGRAIEPGKACEMFTALLEMQGHSFDEPAVITVVPTEQEPQGVTGQMCRDGLFTSVALLDSAGLTKPVPVDQVEQALLSVHERHRG, translated from the coding sequence GTGCGCCGCCCACTTCTTCTGCCCCTCGCGTCCTGTCTGCTCCTCGTCGGTTGCGGCGGTGGGAGCTCCACCTCCGAGGCGGACAGCGCCTCGGACAGCGGTCCCTCGGCCAGCCCCAGCGTCACCGCGACCGCGTCCCCTGAGGCGGAGGGGGCCACGTCCGACGAGCTCGACGGCGCAACGCTCGCCGAGGCGGTGAGCGACGGCTCCTGCGACCTGCTCACCGACGCCGAGGTCGAGCAGGTGGCGGGCGGTGCGGTGGACACCGGCGTGCCGGGCACCACCGGTGGGCTCCCCGACTGCCAGTGGCCCCGGGAGCAGGGCGGCTTCGTGCAGGTCATCGCCGCGTCGTCCTCTGAGTGGGTCCGCGCCCTGCCCGAGGCGTTTCGGCTCGTCGAGGAGGCCGGCCTGTTCCAGGACGAGAAGGACCTGGACAAGCTGCGTGAGGGCGCCGCCCTGGTCCAGTCCGGCCGCGCCATCGAGCCCGGGAAGGCGTGCGAGATGTTCACCGCCCTGCTCGAGATGCAGGGTCACTCCTTCGACGAGCCGGCGGTGATCACGGTGGTCCCGACCGAGCAGGAGCCGCAGGGCGTGACCGGCCAGATGTGCCGGGACGGGCTGTTCACCTCGGTCGCGCTCCTGGACTCCGCCGGGCTGACGAAGCCGGTGCCGGTCGACCAGGTCGAGCAGGCGCTGCTGAGCGTCCACGAACGGCACCGCGGGTAG
- a CDS encoding four-helix bundle copper-binding protein gives MTHTEMMDTHPQDLTLDRDKLAACIAACFECSQTCTACADACLSEEMVAELTTCIRKNLDCADVCLATGQVLTRLTGADVAVLRALLEACATACRVCGDECASHAEMHEHCRVCAEACALCERACRELLDSLG, from the coding sequence ATGACCCACACGGAGATGATGGACACCCACCCTCAGGACCTCACCCTCGACCGGGACAAGCTCGCGGCCTGCATCGCGGCCTGCTTCGAGTGCTCCCAGACCTGCACCGCGTGCGCGGACGCCTGCCTGAGCGAGGAGATGGTCGCCGAGCTCACCACCTGCATCCGCAAGAACCTGGACTGCGCCGACGTGTGCCTCGCGACCGGTCAGGTGCTCACCCGGCTCACGGGCGCCGACGTCGCCGTGCTCCGGGCGCTGCTGGAGGCGTGCGCGACCGCCTGCCGGGTGTGCGGGGACGAGTGCGCCTCGCACGCCGAGATGCACGAGCACTGCCGGGTCTGCGCCGAGGCCTGTGCGCTGTGCGAGCGTGCGTGCCGGGAGCTGCTCGACAGCCTGGGCTGA
- a CDS encoding sulfurtransferase, with product MTGTEQTPQHVDVEWLSEHLGDPQVRVLDATVHLSFDEHGAHVESGRAAYEREHVPGAAFVDLIGGLSDPDGEAPFAAAPSERFAQVLGEAGVGDDSHVVVYDSVNGIWATRLWWQLGLEGFDRVSVLDGGLAAWRAAGLDTSAGVETYPAATFTARRRPERIRSTAEVEAVVEAGEEPGVLLINALGRDDFARGHIPGSVNVPFAELVDAEGRLRPVEELRELFASVGALDAGRRPVTYCGGGIAATAAALALAELGRNDVAVYDGSMNAWTADPARPLES from the coding sequence ATGACCGGCACCGAGCAGACCCCTCAGCACGTCGACGTCGAGTGGCTGAGCGAGCACCTGGGCGACCCGCAGGTGCGCGTGCTGGACGCGACGGTCCACCTGAGCTTCGACGAGCACGGGGCCCACGTCGAGTCCGGCCGGGCGGCGTACGAACGTGAGCACGTGCCCGGGGCCGCCTTCGTCGACCTGATCGGCGGGCTCAGCGACCCCGACGGCGAGGCGCCGTTCGCCGCGGCTCCCTCCGAGCGGTTCGCGCAGGTGCTCGGCGAGGCGGGTGTCGGCGACGACAGCCACGTCGTCGTCTACGACTCCGTCAACGGCATCTGGGCCACCCGGCTGTGGTGGCAGCTCGGCCTGGAGGGCTTCGACCGCGTCTCCGTGCTCGACGGCGGGCTCGCCGCCTGGCGGGCCGCCGGCCTCGACACCTCCGCCGGCGTGGAGACCTATCCCGCCGCGACCTTCACCGCGCGACGCCGGCCCGAGCGGATCCGCTCCACCGCCGAGGTCGAGGCGGTGGTCGAGGCGGGCGAGGAGCCCGGTGTGCTGCTGATCAACGCCCTGGGGCGCGACGACTTCGCCCGCGGTCACATCCCCGGCAGCGTCAACGTGCCGTTCGCGGAGCTGGTCGACGCCGAGGGGCGGCTGCGGCCGGTCGAGGAGCTGCGCGAGCTCTTCGCCTCGGTCGGCGCCCTGGACGCCGGACGTCGACCGGTCACGTACTGCGGCGGCGGCATCGCGGCCACCGCGGCGGCGCTGGCGCTGGCCGAGCTGGGCCGGAACGACGTGGCCGTCTACGACGGGTCGATGAACGCCTGGACCGCGGACCCGGCGCGCCCGCTGGAGAGCTGA